In Chitinibacter sp. SCUT-21, a single genomic region encodes these proteins:
- a CDS encoding DUF2130 domain-containing protein, translating to MHDIICPHCNTAFTIDEAGYADILKQVRDADFEKQIHERLALAEQDKKNAVALAQAQIANELQRDAATKEAEIQELKAKLEATAVAQQLAVSEALKEVEKQRDAVASELAKAKQDMEAAARLAEAQRDNALQKAAATKDAEIQALKAQLQAGQVSQQLAVTQAVSAVEKEREALRSRLQHVELEKTLAEQSLKERYETQIKDRDDAIERLRDMKAKLSTKMIGETLEQHCEVEFNRIRATAFPRAYFEKDNDARSGSKGDYIFRDSDEAGNEIVSIMFEMKNESDTTATKKKNEDFLKELDKDRAEKGCEYAVLVSLLEPESELYNTGIVDVFHRYPKMYVVRPQFFIPIITLLRNAAMNSLQYKSELALVKAQNIDITNFELELDNFKSAFGKNYELASRRFQTAIDEIDKSIDHLQKTKEALLGTDRNLRLANDKAQDVTIKKLTRNNPTMASKFAELKDLD from the coding sequence ATGCACGACATCATCTGCCCTCATTGCAATACCGCCTTCACCATTGACGAAGCAGGCTATGCCGATATTTTGAAGCAGGTGCGCGATGCGGATTTTGAAAAACAAATCCACGAACGCCTTGCGCTGGCCGAGCAGGATAAGAAAAACGCCGTCGCGCTAGCACAAGCGCAAATTGCCAACGAATTGCAACGCGATGCAGCCACCAAGGAAGCTGAAATTCAGGAATTGAAAGCCAAGCTCGAAGCCACTGCCGTGGCGCAGCAATTGGCGGTGAGTGAAGCCCTGAAAGAAGTTGAAAAGCAGCGTGACGCGGTGGCCAGCGAGTTGGCCAAGGCCAAGCAAGACATGGAAGCAGCAGCCAGACTGGCTGAAGCGCAGCGCGACAATGCGTTGCAAAAAGCCGCCGCGACCAAAGACGCTGAAATCCAAGCACTCAAAGCGCAATTGCAAGCTGGTCAGGTGTCGCAACAATTAGCGGTCACACAAGCGGTCAGCGCCGTTGAAAAAGAGCGCGAAGCGCTGCGCAGCCGACTTCAACACGTTGAACTAGAAAAAACATTGGCCGAGCAATCGCTGAAAGAGCGCTACGAAACCCAAATCAAAGATCGCGACGATGCAATTGAACGTCTGCGCGACATGAAGGCCAAGCTATCGACCAAGATGATTGGTGAAACGCTGGAACAGCATTGCGAGGTTGAATTTAACCGCATTCGCGCGACTGCTTTCCCACGCGCCTACTTTGAAAAAGACAATGACGCGCGCAGCGGCAGTAAAGGCGACTATATTTTCCGCGATAGCGATGAAGCGGGGAATGAGATCGTTTCGATCATGTTCGAGATGAAGAACGAGAGCGATACCACCGCCACCAAAAAGAAAAACGAAGATTTCTTGAAAGAGCTCGACAAAGACCGCGCCGAAAAAGGCTGCGAATATGCGGTTTTAGTTTCACTACTGGAGCCAGAGAGCGAACTCTACAACACTGGGATTGTCGACGTGTTTCACCGCTACCCAAAAATGTATGTGGTACGACCGCAGTTTTTTATTCCGATCATCACTCTGCTGCGCAATGCGGCGATGAACTCGCTGCAGTACAAATCAGAGCTGGCCCTGGTCAAAGCGCAGAACATCGACATTACCAATTTCGAGCTGGAGCTAGATAACTTCAAATCTGCGTTTGGTAAAAACTATGAGTTGGCCTCAAGACGCTTCCAAACGGCGATTGATGAAATCGATAAATCAATCGACCATCTACAAAAAACCAAAGAAGCACTGCTCGGCACCGACCGGAATCTGCGCCTCGCCAATGATAAGGCCCAAGACGTCACGATCAAAAAGCTCACGCGCAATAATCCAACGATGGCCAGCAAGTTTGCTGAGCTGAAAGATCTGGATTAA
- a CDS encoding WYL domain-containing protein → MMSQNERFYRINQLLQDRKVVPRRVFLDELGISLATFKRDLEYLRDRLNAPIEYDREAGGYRFAQAYTGPKFELPGLWFSSSEVHALLTMQHLLEQLEPSLLGAQIAPLLSRLHTMLDTSDVPAEQIGQRIRILRSTSRPYEPANFGPIAMAVLQRRQLRFNYFVRSRNAASERLVSPQRLVHYRDNWYLDAWCHERYALRSFSLDAIEAVQLLDDAALTIADADLDDELGSGYGIFAGKTVQWAELCFSTERARYVCKETWHQDQNSEWLADGRYLLRIPYSDERELLMDILRHGADVEVLAPSGLRSALRDKINQMQAIYSASDDTKIISAPALNLSPLHAAAKQAAQVLEQADALLITAGAGMGVDSGLPDFRGDHGFWQAYPALGKAQIAFTDVASPHTFKNDPTLAWGFYGHRLNLYRATIPHAGFHLLREWGEQLEHGYQVYTSNVDGQFQKAGFDSKRIVECHGSIHHLQCLNACNGKIESADWFEPQIDADACRILSTMPTCPDCGALMRPNILMFSDWEWQQDRCVEQQQRMNQWLHRPKRLVIIEMGAGTAIATIRRLNERILTQQQQLNPSLIRINPTEPDGPAGTISLQTGALNGLQLIQSMRPRE, encoded by the coding sequence ATGATGAGCCAGAACGAGCGCTTTTACCGGATTAACCAGTTACTGCAAGATCGCAAGGTCGTGCCGCGTCGGGTGTTTCTAGATGAGCTAGGCATATCGCTGGCCACGTTCAAACGCGATTTGGAATACTTGCGCGACAGGCTCAATGCCCCCATTGAGTATGATCGTGAAGCTGGCGGTTATCGTTTCGCTCAGGCATATACTGGCCCAAAGTTTGAATTGCCCGGATTGTGGTTTTCATCATCGGAAGTGCATGCATTACTCACCATGCAGCATTTGCTTGAGCAGCTAGAGCCTAGCCTGCTCGGTGCGCAAATTGCGCCTTTGCTGTCGCGCTTGCATACCATGCTCGATACCAGCGATGTCCCCGCCGAGCAGATCGGCCAGCGTATTCGCATTTTGCGTTCAACGTCCCGCCCGTATGAGCCCGCCAACTTTGGCCCGATTGCGATGGCGGTATTGCAGCGCCGCCAATTGCGCTTTAACTATTTTGTCCGTTCACGCAATGCCGCCAGTGAACGACTCGTCTCACCGCAACGCTTGGTGCATTACCGTGATAATTGGTATTTGGATGCTTGGTGTCATGAGCGTTATGCGCTGCGCTCATTTTCACTGGATGCGATTGAAGCGGTGCAGCTACTCGATGATGCCGCACTCACGATTGCTGATGCCGATTTAGATGACGAACTAGGCAGTGGTTACGGCATTTTTGCTGGTAAAACCGTGCAATGGGCCGAGCTGTGTTTCTCGACTGAGCGAGCCCGCTATGTGTGCAAAGAAACTTGGCATCAAGACCAAAACAGTGAATGGTTAGCCGATGGACGCTATTTATTGCGCATTCCCTACAGCGATGAGCGCGAACTGTTAATGGATATTCTCCGCCATGGGGCGGATGTTGAGGTACTAGCCCCCAGCGGTTTGCGCAGTGCGCTGCGCGATAAAATCAATCAGATGCAGGCCATATATAGTGCGAGTGATGATACAAAAATCATCTCAGCGCCCGCGCTCAATTTAAGCCCACTACATGCTGCGGCCAAGCAGGCGGCGCAGGTGCTTGAGCAAGCCGATGCCTTATTGATCACCGCTGGCGCAGGCATGGGTGTTGATTCGGGCTTGCCTGATTTTCGGGGGGATCACGGTTTCTGGCAGGCCTACCCTGCCCTAGGCAAAGCCCAGATTGCATTTACCGATGTCGCCAGCCCACACACTTTCAAAAACGACCCAACGTTGGCGTGGGGATTTTATGGTCATCGGCTCAATCTGTATCGCGCAACAATTCCGCACGCCGGCTTTCATTTGCTACGCGAATGGGGTGAACAGCTAGAGCATGGTTATCAGGTCTACACCAGCAATGTGGATGGGCAATTTCAAAAGGCGGGTTTCGATTCTAAAAGAATCGTCGAATGTCATGGCTCGATTCACCATCTACAATGCCTCAACGCTTGCAACGGCAAGATTGAATCGGCAGATTGGTTTGAACCACAGATCGATGCCGATGCGTGCCGCATCTTAAGCACAATGCCCACCTGCCCTGATTGTGGCGCACTGATGCGCCCGAATATCCTGATGTTTAGCGATTGGGAATGGCAGCAAGATCGTTGTGTCGAACAGCAGCAGCGGATGAATCAATGGCTGCACCGTCCCAAGCGCCTAGTCATCATTGAAATGGGTGCAGGCACAGCGATAGCGACCATTCGCCGTTTGAATGAACGCATTTTGACTCAGCAACAACAGCTGAATCCAAGCCTGATTCGCATTAACCCGACCGAACCCGATGGGCCAGCAGGCACGATTAGCCTGCAAACAGGCGCTTTAAATGGGTTGCAATTGATTCAGTCCATGCGCCCGCGCGAATAA
- a CDS encoding HIT family protein — protein sequence MSCPFCAIPAERIIDRNESGFVIRDGFPVSPGHTLIIPHRHIGSFFELSRPERDDLFDLLDQAKLVLDREFKPNAYNIGINDGPAAGQTVPHLHIHLIPRFEGDMADPRGGVRYVIPDKAKYWKDE from the coding sequence ATGTCCTGCCCATTTTGCGCTATACCCGCCGAGCGAATCATTGATCGTAATGAATCAGGCTTTGTCATTCGTGATGGCTTCCCTGTCTCACCGGGGCATACGCTGATTATTCCGCACCGGCATATCGGCTCGTTTTTTGAGCTAAGCCGACCAGAGCGTGATGATTTATTTGATTTGCTCGACCAGGCCAAACTTGTGCTTGATCGTGAATTCAAACCAAACGCATACAACATCGGCATCAACGACGGCCCTGCAGCTGGGCAAACCGTGCCACATTTGCATATCCACCTCATCCCCCGATTTGAAGGTGATATGGCTGATCCACGCGGCGGGGTGCGGTATGTGATTCCAGATAAAGCTAAATATTGGAAAGACGAATGA
- a CDS encoding HNH endonuclease, translated as MTLAQYCSQFQKIRRANGTAFSDLTLKKAPHKPLLLLAVLDMVGRKQITSPFISIADEMTELNALFGSFWHKLMPVTHTSSIGFPFSKMGNEPFWHLVPLPDKTVTKELIDKMSTVSQLRQHVMGAQLDEALFVLMQDAQSRETLIDTLIGTHFSPEAQALLRAEMGEQDTIFQYSLELEQQAQHKVRDSSSVAKYTVQVRDQGFRKAVVRCYDHRCAMCGTRIVTPEGYTAVDAAHIEPWSVSQNDQITNGMALCKLCHWAFDTGVVGVRTDFSIAVARQIGHMPNAPGFIPTLAGRTLILPKEVHLRPKPENFEWHRKTFSVA; from the coding sequence ATGACACTCGCGCAATACTGCAGCCAATTTCAAAAAATTCGTCGTGCCAACGGGACTGCATTTAGCGACTTAACGCTAAAAAAGGCGCCGCATAAACCGCTGCTACTCTTGGCTGTTTTGGATATGGTGGGGCGAAAACAAATTACTTCGCCTTTTATCAGCATCGCTGATGAAATGACTGAATTGAATGCTTTGTTCGGCAGTTTCTGGCATAAGCTGATGCCGGTGACCCATACCAGCAGTATTGGTTTTCCATTCTCAAAAATGGGGAATGAGCCTTTCTGGCATTTGGTGCCTCTCCCCGATAAAACAGTAACAAAAGAACTCATTGATAAGATGAGTACGGTATCTCAATTGCGCCAACATGTGATGGGGGCTCAGCTTGATGAGGCCTTATTTGTCTTAATGCAAGACGCACAATCTCGGGAAACCTTGATCGATACGCTCATTGGCACGCACTTTTCTCCAGAAGCTCAGGCGCTGCTACGAGCAGAAATGGGCGAGCAAGATACGATTTTCCAATACAGCCTAGAGCTAGAGCAGCAAGCCCAGCACAAAGTACGCGATAGCTCGAGCGTTGCAAAATACACCGTGCAAGTTAGAGATCAGGGTTTTCGCAAGGCCGTGGTGCGTTGTTATGACCATCGTTGCGCCATGTGTGGCACTCGCATCGTCACACCCGAAGGCTATACCGCCGTCGATGCCGCACATATCGAGCCATGGAGCGTGTCGCAAAACGATCAAATTACTAATGGCATGGCACTTTGCAAGTTGTGCCACTGGGCATTTGATACGGGTGTAGTTGGTGTGCGCACTGACTTTAGCATTGCGGTCGCGCGACAAATTGGCCATATGCCCAATGCGCCAGGTTTTATTCCAACCTTGGCAGGTCGCACACTGATACTTCCCAAGGAAGTTCATTTACGCCCCAAACCTGAAAACTTCGAATGGCATCGGAAGACGTTCTCAGTGGCATAA
- a CDS encoding ATP-binding protein: protein MASDLISKPCFELKRLILIDSLSIGRIIEFPVDGGAVLTGRNGRGKTSMLQLLMLFYGESPNRIVTTEAGKQSFTGYYLPRTTSYIVFEYQRPDGGLRMVVAYADRHGEKVCFRLVREGFDPKQFVTADGAFVPAPQLVRHLKLNGFRCHEQQIESLAEYRAIMLATHSSTGDRKRLREIRELSSDYGFTVPNKPLHQIEKIITGMFRRKTNFEDLQSMVVECTSDTQQTLSMTADRKKLEDWPRHYAAYTSVMMLEPVMNQADQAAQRLEATRASLGEVKGKLTSLLAHLEDQSYCLVEQKSKLDNEHQQALNRYTKARDQLNGKKIDAGKHAQYAEGKATELQQTWDTYEQQGIRASDELVKRATDLRDEKQQLEKRHETLLGEQSEIAQRYETLKQKQQASFYAIKEDLDQQAEQARQQFEAFQHQLDQKVAGQRLDLETAQKAQREPYSSALAHAQVAVGSWQAQLNNPQVPAKDQALVEAKQQALTDALEKKNQLSTVQQEKAAAFSAAKGNFERQERKVEDKKKELTKLESALLETQRFAMPEPGTLLHFLRSECPDWTQDIARVIDGELLTRTDLSPQFIERLDSLYGLNLDLSKLAPHERADESAVQFEIEQQQRHVVLCRTALEAEEASLRQSSAVCTQTETAMRQHEQVFLQAKNHVDNIKGELASAKQQLNEQRNLAKANAEAGLAKAKQACEKSQLTLEEFDRACREARDELEQRARQEKIALSEQKRIAIDALNAKEKAARFALDQTLEHLNSECRSALQAQGIDTARLQAITDRLQAIDQDLSKIKSVIELVQGWRLWLRDEWPKRESWLEEGRQYREQEEALNLQLKTLDREWKEDEARYLAQFEQFKQQIQKLEQQQQLTRTRLDKMAVYTAIEASQFDPSWTLDLLVGLANKAEDDERQSKAEVRRLVGELKRGFAKTPGAKPYEFMELNRLGLIDAPDEEWVPLFRTWFTDEHRTMQRILLMDARLIAGTVIQFHRTMDDFHKKVLQFNRELQSHLDQNISFESISHVKVEVVSTIRELAYWQSICDMAEANHHWVNGMSNELPPAAFAKTLDDLLSHWETKSGIQADLKQLIRIQGEVTENGNQRQFRKASDLEAVSSNGLSYLVLVSIFVAFINRIRRDANVNIVWALDELKDLDSGNVVHLIELLKRNQITLVSAFPDPDPETLELFNHCFTVEPDRRLMQVRVADPFLLDEEPVHV, encoded by the coding sequence ATGGCATCAGATTTAATATCAAAACCCTGCTTTGAGCTCAAACGACTCATTCTGATCGACTCACTTAGCATCGGCAGGATTATTGAATTTCCCGTTGATGGCGGTGCCGTTTTGACCGGGCGTAATGGCCGTGGCAAAACATCAATGCTGCAATTATTGATGTTGTTTTACGGTGAAAGTCCGAATCGTATTGTGACCACCGAAGCGGGCAAGCAGAGCTTTACTGGCTACTATCTGCCTCGAACCACTTCTTATATTGTCTTTGAATATCAGCGCCCTGATGGTGGGCTGCGCATGGTGGTGGCGTATGCGGATAGGCATGGTGAAAAGGTATGTTTTCGTTTGGTGCGTGAAGGCTTTGATCCCAAGCAGTTCGTGACTGCTGATGGGGCGTTCGTGCCTGCGCCACAATTGGTGCGCCATTTAAAGCTAAATGGCTTTCGCTGTCATGAACAGCAGATTGAGTCTTTGGCTGAATATCGCGCCATCATGCTGGCCACACACAGCAGTACCGGCGATCGCAAACGCTTGCGTGAGATTCGTGAGTTATCTTCGGATTATGGTTTTACGGTGCCGAATAAACCGTTGCACCAGATCGAAAAAATCATCACTGGCATGTTTCGCCGCAAAACCAATTTTGAAGATCTGCAGAGCATGGTGGTGGAATGCACCAGTGATACTCAACAAACACTGAGTATGACGGCGGATCGCAAAAAGCTGGAAGATTGGCCGCGTCACTATGCCGCCTACACTTCGGTCATGATGCTTGAACCGGTCATGAACCAAGCAGATCAAGCGGCACAGCGGCTGGAAGCCACTCGAGCTAGTTTGGGCGAAGTCAAAGGCAAGCTGACTTCACTGCTCGCACACCTAGAAGACCAATCGTATTGCTTAGTAGAGCAAAAATCCAAGCTCGATAATGAGCATCAGCAGGCGCTTAATCGATACACCAAAGCGCGTGATCAACTAAATGGCAAAAAGATCGATGCCGGCAAGCATGCTCAGTATGCCGAAGGTAAAGCTACCGAGTTGCAGCAGACGTGGGATACGTATGAGCAACAAGGTATTCGGGCTAGCGATGAGTTAGTGAAGAGAGCCACTGATTTACGCGATGAAAAACAGCAGCTCGAAAAACGGCATGAAACGTTGCTGGGTGAGCAAAGTGAAATTGCACAACGTTATGAAACCCTAAAGCAAAAGCAGCAAGCTAGTTTCTATGCGATTAAAGAAGATCTAGATCAGCAGGCAGAGCAAGCGCGACAACAGTTTGAAGCGTTCCAACATCAGCTAGACCAAAAAGTAGCGGGTCAGCGACTTGATTTGGAGACTGCGCAAAAGGCGCAGCGAGAGCCATATTCCTCAGCCTTAGCCCACGCTCAAGTAGCGGTTGGTTCTTGGCAGGCACAACTCAACAACCCGCAAGTACCAGCAAAAGATCAGGCTTTGGTCGAAGCCAAGCAGCAGGCGCTGACCGATGCGTTAGAAAAGAAAAACCAACTCTCTACTGTCCAGCAAGAAAAAGCAGCTGCGTTTAGCGCGGCCAAAGGCAATTTCGAGCGGCAAGAGCGCAAAGTTGAAGACAAGAAAAAAGAACTCACCAAATTAGAGTCCGCACTGCTAGAGACGCAACGCTTTGCGATGCCTGAGCCGGGGACGCTCCTGCATTTCTTGCGATCTGAATGTCCAGACTGGACACAAGATATTGCCCGCGTGATTGATGGTGAGCTGTTAACGCGCACGGATTTAAGCCCGCAGTTTATTGAACGACTTGATTCGCTGTATGGGCTAAACCTTGATTTATCTAAACTGGCGCCGCATGAGCGGGCCGATGAATCGGCTGTGCAATTTGAAATTGAGCAGCAGCAACGCCACGTCGTTTTATGTCGTACCGCGCTGGAGGCAGAGGAAGCATCATTGCGTCAATCCAGCGCTGTGTGTACTCAAACTGAAACGGCGATGCGGCAACATGAGCAAGTCTTCTTACAGGCTAAAAATCACGTCGACAACATTAAGGGTGAATTGGCATCTGCGAAGCAGCAGCTGAATGAGCAACGCAATCTCGCCAAGGCGAATGCGGAAGCGGGCTTGGCCAAGGCCAAGCAAGCCTGCGAGAAAAGTCAGCTCACGCTTGAAGAGTTTGACCGTGCGTGTCGTGAGGCTCGTGATGAACTCGAGCAAAGAGCAAGGCAGGAAAAAATCGCGCTTTCGGAGCAAAAACGTATTGCGATCGATGCGCTCAATGCCAAAGAGAAAGCAGCCAGGTTCGCCCTCGATCAAACGCTGGAGCATTTGAATTCAGAATGCCGTTCAGCGTTGCAGGCGCAGGGAATTGATACTGCGCGATTGCAAGCAATCACAGATCGTTTGCAGGCGATTGATCAAGATCTTAGCAAAATCAAATCAGTCATTGAATTAGTGCAGGGCTGGCGACTCTGGCTGCGCGATGAATGGCCTAAACGCGAAAGCTGGCTAGAAGAAGGGCGCCAATATCGTGAGCAGGAAGAGGCTCTCAACCTGCAGCTCAAAACATTAGATCGTGAATGGAAAGAGGATGAGGCGCGTTATTTAGCGCAGTTTGAACAATTCAAGCAACAAATCCAAAAACTCGAACAGCAACAACAATTGACGCGAACTCGGCTGGACAAAATGGCGGTATATACCGCGATCGAAGCCAGTCAGTTTGATCCAAGTTGGACACTGGATCTACTGGTGGGGCTGGCGAATAAGGCTGAGGATGATGAGCGACAGAGCAAAGCCGAAGTGCGTCGTTTAGTCGGAGAGCTTAAGCGCGGTTTTGCGAAAACTCCAGGGGCAAAACCTTATGAGTTTATGGAGCTAAATCGCCTTGGACTGATCGATGCGCCCGATGAAGAGTGGGTGCCACTATTCAGAACTTGGTTTACTGATGAGCATCGAACTATGCAGCGAATTTTGCTGATGGATGCACGTTTGATTGCAGGCACCGTAATTCAATTTCATCGAACCATGGATGATTTCCATAAAAAGGTGCTGCAATTTAATCGCGAACTACAAAGCCATCTTGATCAGAATATTTCTTTTGAAAGCATCAGCCATGTGAAGGTTGAGGTAGTCTCAACGATCCGAGAGTTAGCCTATTGGCAGTCGATCTGCGACATGGCCGAGGCGAATCATCATTGGGTTAATGGCATGAGTAATGAGCTACCTCCTGCTGCGTTTGCGAAAACGCTGGATGACTTGTTGAGCCACTGGGAAACGAAATCCGGAATTCAGGCGGATTTAAAGCAGCTCATTCGGATTCAGGGTGAGGTAACTGAAAATGGTAACCAGCGCCAATTTAGGAAGGCATCCGATCTGGAAGCGGTCTCATCGAATGGCTTGTCCTACCTAGTTTTAGTCAGCATTTTTGTCGCCTTCATCAACCGAATTCGCCGTGATGCCAATGTCAATATTGTCTGGGCTTTGGATGAGCTTAAAGACCTCGATAGTGGCAATGTGGTGCATCTGATCGAGCTCTTGAAGCGTAATCAAATTACGCTGGTTTCGGCGTTTCCAGATCCTGACCCAGAAACCTTAGAGTTGTTTAATCATTGCTTTACGGTGGAGCCCGATCGACGCTTGATGCAAGTGCGCGTTGCCGATCCATTCTTACTGGACGAGGAGCCTGTTCATGTTTGA
- a CDS encoding DUF4194 domain-containing protein, with protein MFEHTVRLLLEGVFICEITHHEAFAFLNHPANQQAVNDYLGKIGLRLASTAHGGAFFAAHIETGGPEKKAAKEVFTKIKHELRPLVAFLELVMRASQKDDVICAGSVIETASLMLSIDSNPTLRSDLQSLANLVKGPAADSSDRARFNKVLNRFKDEGYLFLANSEREIYQVTGKIEFIMEAIAFLSEHEKIGLEDEEAEVTSQGSLL; from the coding sequence ATGTTTGAGCATACGGTGCGGCTTTTGCTTGAAGGGGTGTTTATTTGTGAGATTACGCATCATGAAGCATTTGCTTTTTTGAATCACCCCGCCAATCAGCAAGCTGTGAATGATTATTTGGGGAAAATCGGCTTAAGACTGGCCAGTACTGCGCACGGCGGGGCGTTTTTTGCTGCGCACATTGAAACAGGTGGACCTGAGAAAAAAGCGGCAAAAGAAGTGTTCACCAAAATAAAGCATGAGCTTCGCCCCTTGGTGGCCTTTCTGGAATTAGTTATGCGTGCCTCGCAAAAGGACGATGTGATTTGCGCAGGCTCTGTGATTGAAACAGCAAGCTTGATGTTGTCGATCGACAGTAATCCAACGCTGCGTAGTGATCTTCAATCACTGGCCAATTTGGTTAAAGGCCCCGCCGCTGATAGTTCAGATCGCGCCCGATTTAATAAAGTACTGAATCGCTTTAAGGATGAAGGATATTTGTTTCTGGCCAATAGTGAGCGCGAGATTTATCAAGTTACAGGCAAGATTGAATTCATTATGGAGGCCATTGCGTTCTTGTCTGAGCATGAAAAAATCGGTCTCGAAGACGAGGAAGCTGAAGTCACCAGCCAAGGATCATTGCTGTGA